GCGAGATGCGATTCGAGTGCATCCATTTCGCGCTGGTAGGTGGCGCGCATGGCACGGCGCGAACCGTCGACGATGTCTTTCGGGTCGAGGTTCTTCTGGCCCTTGAGCTTGGTGAATTCGCGGAAACCGGCTTCGAAGATGCGCTCCATCGAGCCGGCATGGTGGCGGTCGTTGACCGCGCTGTTGTAGAGGTTGTTCAGATCGCCGCCGGACCAGAAATCACGCTCGAAAGTCTCGGTCTTGGTGCGCGCCAGGCGCACGGTGAACCACTTCATCGAGATGTAGTACCAGGACATGAAGGAAACGCCGGCGAGCAGGGCCATGACGGCCTGGACGACCGCGCTGGCCTGGAGAATCAGGTGGAGGATGGACATATCCTGGGTGACGTTCATTTCAGCGCTTCCAGTTTTTGATGCAGAAAATCGGGGATGGCCGCCGGCGTCATGGTGGCCATGTTGACGCAGGCGATTTCGACGGTGCCGGTGACCAGTTCAACGTCGCCACGGCGGACGTGCTGACGGAAGACGACGCGGACACGGGTGAGTTTTTCGACTTCCAGACCAACAGTCAGTTCGTCGTCGAGCCTTGCCGGCTTGAGATATTCGCAACTCGCCTTGCGCGCCACGAAACCAATACCGGCTTCGGCAGCCAGCGCCGATTGGTCGTGGCCGGCAAAACGCATCCATTCCGTACGGCAACGCTCGAAGAAGCGGAGGTAATTGGCGTAGTAAACCACGCCGCCGGCGTCGGTATCTTCGTAATAGACACGAACGGGGATCGAGAAGGCGTTGGGCTTGGGCTCGTATTTCATCCCGCGATTTTACCTTGCGCCGCAACAATATTTTGTAACGATCTGTTTCTTGCCGCATTTGGCGCGGTCGACCGCGCCAAAACTCAGTTTTCCGGCAAGGTTTCCGGCGAATTTGGCACCGGCAAGCCAAGATGGCGATAAATGGCCGGCGTGGCAATCCGGCCGCGCAAGGTCCGTTGCAGATAGCCTTGCTGGATCAGGTAGGGCTCCAGGACATCTTCGATCGTGTCGCGAGCTTCGCCAATCGCAGCCGCCAGATTGTCGACTCCGACCGGTCCGCCGCCGAATTTATCGATCACCGCCGAGAGCAGTTTGCGATCCATCAGGTCAAGCCCGGCAGGGTCAACGTCAAGCATATGCAACGCGGCATCGGCGACCTGGCGGGTAATGTTGCCATCGGCCTTGACCTCGGCGTAATCGCGCACCCGACGCAACAAGCGGTTGGCGATACGCGGCGTGCCACGCGAACGTTTGGCGATTTCGAGCGAGCCTTCCGGGTCGATCGGCGCATTAAGCAGGGAGGCGGAACGACTGACGATACTTTTCAGTTCATCGGCGTTGTAAAACTCAAGCCGGGCGACGATACCGAAACGGTCGCGCAGCGGATTGGTCAGCATGCCGGCCCGGGTCGTCGCACCGACCAGCGTGAACGGTGGCAGATCAAGCTTGACCGAGCGTGCCGCCGGGCCTTCGCCGATCATGATGTCGATCTGGAAATCCTCCAGCGCCGGGTAGAGAATTTCTTCAACGACCGGTGAAAGACGGTGAATTTCGTCGATAAACAGTACATCGTGCGGTTCGAGATTGGTCAGGATGGCGGCGAGGTCGCCGGCTCGTTCGAGCACCGGGCCGGAAGTCTGGCGCAGGTTGACGCCCATCTCCGCCGCCACAATATGGGCCAAAGTCGTCTTGCCCAGACCTGGCGGCCCGAAAAGCAACACATGGTCGAGCGATTCGCTGCGATTCTTGGCTGCCTGGATGAAGATTTCCAGTTGCTCGCGAATCTTGACCTGGCCGGTGTAATCAGCCAGCCGCTTGGGACGGAGCGCCCGTTCCAGCGCCTCTTCCTGAGCCGATTTCGAATTCGGGGCAATGATGCGGTCGACCGCGGCACGGGGAGAATCGGCCTGCGGAGCAAAAAGTTGGTCGGTTTCGATCATGCGGAAATGTCCTCACGCGTCCAGCGGCCAAACAGCATATGGCCGAGCGCCAGCAGTACCGGCCCGAGAAAAATGCCGATGAAGCCGAAGACCAGCACCCCACCAAGCACGCCGAGCGCGATCAGCAAAATCGAAATGCCGGCGCCGCGCGCCATCAGGACGGGTTTTACAAAGTTGTCGATACTGCTGATGATGAACAGGCCGTAAAGGACCATGAAAATCGCCCAGCCGGTCAGCCCCTGACTGTAAAGCCAGGCGGCGGCGCCCCCCCAGATCAACGGCGGCCCGATTGGAATCATCGACAGGAAAAAGGTGGCAAAACCCAGCAGGACTGCAGCCGGAACACCGGCAATCAGGAAACCGATCATCGCCACCGTGCCTTGTGCCGCAGCCGTGCCGACAATGCCCAGCATCACCCCAACCACCGTGCCGCGTGCTTTGTCGAGCATTTCTTGACCCAACTCGCCGCCGAGTTTGTGCGCGGCGACATACAACGAATGGACCACCTTGGCGCCGTCGCGATAAAGGAAGAAAACAACAAAAATCACCAACGCCACCTGCAACAAACCGTTGGCAGCAATGCCGCCGAGCGCCAGCCCGAACTGGCGCAAAGGCACGACCAGTTGCTTGAGCAGGGCATTCAGTTCGGCCCGGTTACTGGCGATCTGGTGCCAGAAAGTATCGATCTCGACACCAAAAAACGGCAATCCACTAAGCCAGGCGGGTGGATCGAGCGGCAAGCCCTGCTCGACATAAGGCCGGGCGAAATCGATCAGCTTGTCGGCGCTGCTCGCCAGACTGCCAGCCAGGAAGATCATCGGCAGCAGCATGACCAGCACGAGCAGGGTCGTCATCAAGGTGGCGGCCAGCGTGTTGCGGCCGCCCAGACGCGGCAGCAGCTGTTCTGAATAAAGCGGCCAGGTGCAGATCCAGACGACGAAAGCGAACAGCACGGCGCCGATCATCGGCCAGAGCACGGCAATGCAGCCGACAATCAGCAAGATCACCAGCGCAATCTGCGCCAGGCGCTTGGGATTTTCCTCGCTGCTGAACATCAGACCTTGGACAACAATTTGAGCGCCGCCCGGATGCCATCCGAGGTGCCGATATCGGCTGGCAATTGCTTCATTGCCGCAGCCGCTTCCTTTTCGTTGTAACCCAGAGCGAGCAGGGCGTTGGAAATATCCTGTTTTGTATCGTCGACCGCAGCAAGCAGCGAAACACCGGTAGTTTCAGCCAGTTTGCCCTTGAGTTCGAGCAACAGGCGCTCGGCCGTTTTCTTGCCGATGCCCGGCACCTTGATCAGGCGACCCAGCTCCTGCTGCGCCACGGCAGCGGCCAGATCGCCGACCGACAGGCCAGAGAGGACCGACAGCGCAGTGCGCGCGCCGATCCCGGAAACCTTGAGCAACTGACGGAAAGCGAAACGTTCGGCCTCGGTCAGGAAGCCGTACAGATAGTGACCGTCCTCACGCACGGCGAAATGGGTCAGCAAGCGCGTTTTTTCGCCATTGGCCGGCAGGTTGTAGAAGGTGCTCATCGGCACGTCGAGCTCGTAGCCGACGCCATTCACCTCCAGCACGATCTGCGGGGGATTTTTTTCGGCGAGGATGCCGGTCAGTCTTCCAATCATGTCGGCTCGATTTCTTTCAGGGCAAGGTACTGTAATTTCACACAGGTGCTCATCCTATCAGGCGGCCGCCCCGAATGCGATACCCGGCGGTCGCCATGGCGCCCAAACCTTGCCCGCCATGCGCATGGCAAATGGCGCAAGCCAGCGCATCGGCCGCGTCGGAAGTCGGTGAACCGGAGAGATTGAGCAACCGGACCACCATGTCCTGAACCTGCTCCTTGGCCGCCTTGCCATGGCCGACGACGGCCTGCTTGACCTGCAATGCCGTGTATTCGGAGACCGGCAGACCGGCGTGAACCAGGGCGCTGATTGCCGCACCGCGCGCCTGGCCGAGCAGCAGGGTCGATTGCGGATTGACGTTGACGAAGACCTTCTCGACCGCAGCCTGATCCGGCTGATACGTTGCAACCACCTCGCTGATCCCGGCAAACAGCGTTTTGATCCGCTCCGGCAGCGATTGCTTGTCGTTCGACTTGATGCAGCCACTGGCGATATAGACCAGTTTGTTGCCGTGCAACTCGACGACACCGAACCCCGTGACCCGCAAACCAGGATCGATCCCGAGAATACGCGGTGTCGCCAGACTCACTTGGGTCGTGCGACGAGATAGACGCCGCTGACCGCGATCAACATGCCGATTGCTGCGGTCAACGTCAGTTTTTCATCGAAAATCACGAAGGCAATCAGTGCCGTGCTCAGCGGGGTCAAATAAAACAGACTGGCGACATTCACCGCACTGCCGCTGCGAATCAGCAGATTGAGCAGGCTGATCGCACCAATCGAGAGCACCAGCACCAGCCAGCCGAGCGCGAAGATGAAATCGCCGTTCCATTCGATCCGGTAATTCTCGAACGACAGCACCGCCAGCGCGGTGACCAGCGCCGTCGGAACGAACTGGATGACCGACCCGGTGCGCAGATCGAAGCTGGCGCAAAAACGTTTCTGGTACAAGGTGCCGATGGTGATGCCGAGCAAGGCAATCAAAGCGGGAACCAACATCGGCCCGAGGGCGGCAGCCTCGCCAAATTTGCCTGAGACAACCAACGCAACGCCGACAAAACCGAGGCCCAGACCGGCCCACTGCCGGCGATTGACCTGTTCGCCAAGCAACCAGCCGGCCCCCAGCGCCGTCAGCAAGGGTTGCATGCCGACGACCAGCGCCGTGACGCCGGCCGGCAGGCCGTGCCGGATGGCGACGAAAACCCCGCCGAGATAAACGGCATGGACCAGCAAGCCGGAAACAGCAATATGCACCCACTGCATCGGCGCTTTCGGCCAAGGTGCCCGGGTCAGCAGGGCGATTGCCGTCATCAGGGCGATGACGAAGGCGTAGCGGGTGAGCAGAAAAGAAAGTGGCTCGGCGTAAGGCAGGCCGTACTTGGCCCCAATGAAGCCGGTGCTCCACAGAAAGACAAAAAGAAAGGGGTAGAGGCGCTGCATCAGCTGCGCCCCGTGGCACTCAATCGCAACTTGCCTGCGCGCCATCCACCCGGCAAGCACCCTTGGTCCGGTAGGTAAACGTCACCCCGCCCGGATAGCTGCAGACCAGCTTGGTCAGCTTGCCCAGTTTTTCGACTCTCATGCCGGTCGACCGTAGCATTTTGACCTCGGCGGCCGGCTTGTCGCAGGAAACGTAAGCGTCGAAAACGCCATCCTTCGATTCCCACAGGGCGACATTCTTCATCGCCCGGTAGTCTTCATAACGCAAACAGGAGTCGGTCTGATTGGCATACGCCTTGGCGGCATCGCTGCAAAAGCCGTTGTAGGTGTACTTCAGCTCTTCTTCCATCGGACAGGCATTGACCTGGGCTGCGCCGGACAAATCCGGGCAGACCAGCGTCGCGGCCGACGCAGTCAGGCTCGATGCAACAAGCAGCACGGCAAGCAAGACACGGGATTGATTCACGATAATTCCTGACTGCGCGGCAAGCGCTTATTCATCCATCACAGCCGTGCTGTAGATTTCCTGCACGTCGTCCAGACCTTCGAGCGCATCGAGCAGTTTCTGCATACGCACGGCGTCGTCGCCGACCAGCTCGGTTTCGCCTTCCGGCTTCATCGTCACTTCGCCGAACTCCGGCTTGAAACCGGCAGCTTCCAGTGCATCCTTGACGGTGATGAAATCGGTCGGCCCGGTGATCACTTCGATCGAACCGTCTTCATTGGTCGCCACGTCCTCGGCACCGGCTTCGATCGCCGCATCCATCAGCGCCGCTTCGTCGGTCCCCGGGGCAAAAATCATCTGGCCGCAATGCTTGAACTGGAACACGACGCAACCTTCGGTGCCCATGTTGCCGCCGTACTTGTTGAAGGCGTGGCGCACTTCGGCGACGGTCCGGGTCTTGTTGTCGGTCAGGCAGTCGACCATGATCGCTGCGCCGCCGATGCCGTAGCCTTCGTAGCGGATTTCAACGTAATCGACGCCTTCCAGTTCGCCGGTCCCTTTCTTGATCGCCGTATCGATCTTGTCCTTGGGCATATTGACGCCCTTGGCCTTGTCGACCGCGACACGCAGGCGCGGATTGAAACCGGCATCACCGCCGCCCATCTTGGCAGCCACGGTAATTTCCTTGGCGATCTTGGAGAAAGCGGCGCCGCGCTTTTCGTCCTGACGACCCTTACGGTGCTGAATATTGGCCCACTTGGAATGACCTGCCATGGTCTTCTCTCACTGCAAAAACAAAGAAGCCGCAATTTTAACCGCAGCCGGCAGTCTCGTCAGTCGATGTTCGAATTTCCAGCTGACGCTGATTACGCTCTTTCACATTTCACCCCGCCAAGCGTTGCTAGAATGCCGGATACCTATCCAGTGGAAGCTCGCGCCATGTCCGAACCGCTTTACCTCGCCAAATCCGAAGACGGCTACCCGGCATTGCTGCCGCAGATGGCCAACCGCCACGGCCTGATCACCGGCGCCACCGGCACCGGCAAGACGGTCACCCTGCAATCGATCGCCGAACGCCTGTCCTTTGCCGGCGTTCCCGTCTTCATGGCCGACGTCAAAGGCGATCTTTCCGGCATGGGCGCGCCCGGCGTCGTCACGCCGAAGCTGGAAGCCCGGCTCAAGGATCTCGGCCTCGAAGGTTTCCAGCCTTACGCCAACCCGGTCGCCTTCTGGGATGTTTTCGGCCAGGGCGGCGTACCGGTTCGCGCCACCATTTCCGACATGGGCCCGCTGCTCCTCGCCCGCCTTCTCAACCTGAACGACACGCAAACCGGCGTGCTGCAACTGGTCTTCAAGATCGCCGACGATCAAGGCCTGTTGCTGCTCGATCTCAAGGATTTGCGCGCCATGGTCCAGCACGTGGGTGACAACGCCAAGGAATTCACCACCGAATACGGCAACGTTTCGTCAGCCTCGATCGGCGCCATCCAGCGCGGCCTGCTGACGCTGGAAGAGCAGGGCGGCGACCAGTTCTTCGGCGAACCGATGCTCGACATCAACGACCTGATGAAGCTCGATGAAAACGGGCGCGGCGTGATCAACGTGCTCTCGGCCGAAAAGCTCGTCCAGGCCCCGGCGCTTTACTCGACCTTCCTGCTCTGGCTGCTCGCCGAATTGTTCGAGCAACTGCCGGAAGCCGGCGATCTCGACAAACCCAAGCTCGTCTTCTTCTTCGACGAAGCCCACCTGCTGTTCACCGATGCCCCGCAGGCCCTGACCGACAAGGTCGAACAGGTGGTCCGGCTGATTCGCTCGAAGGGCGTCGGCGTCTATTTCGTCACCCAGAATCCGCTCGACGTGCCGGAGAAAATCCTCGGCCAGCTCGGCAACCGCGTCCAGCACGCCTTGCGCGCTTTCACGCCGCGCGACCAGAAGGCCGTCCAGGCCGCAGCCCAGACCATGCGGGCCAACCCGAAATTCGATGCAGCCACCGTCATCACCGAACTCGGCGTCGGCGAAGCACTGGTTTCCTTCCTCGACGAAAAAGGCCGCCCGACGGTGGTCGACCGCAGCATCATCTTTCCGCCCGCTTCCCGCCTCGGCCCGCTCAGCGCCGACGAACGCAAGGCGATGATCCAGGCGTCACCGATGCTCGCCACTTACGGCACCACGGTCGACCGCGAATCGGCCTACGAAATACTGCGCGGCAAGCCGGCCACAAAGCAAGCGGCTCCCGGCGCCATTCCGGCCCCGCCCCCCGGCCAGCCGGGCGGCCTTAACGCCAATGATTGGGGCAATCACGGCGGCCAGCAAGCCCAGCCACGCCCGGCGCCCCAGGCTCGCCAGCCCGAAGTCGCCGCACAGGAATCCGGCGGCGGCATTCTCGACAGCATCGGCGAAATGCTCGGCGGCAGCACCGGACCGCGGGGCGGCAAGCGCGAAGGCATGATCGAAGCGGCCGCCAAGAGCGCCGCCCGCGGCATGGCCGGCACCGTTGGCCGTGAAATCGGCAAGCAGATCCTGCGCGGCGTACTCGGCTCGATTCTCGGCGGTCGTCGCTGAGCGCTGGCACTGACAAATCGCACACCATGCAGCAGGAAGAGGGAATAAAATAAGAGTTTGCTTATTTTATCCGGAGCCCCAATGAAAACTTTCATGCCTCTCGCCCTGCTGCTGGCAGCCATGCCGGTGCTGGCCCAGGACATCGCCACGCTGACCGCCGATACCAAAAAAACCGTGCTGCCCGTTGTCCCCAAGGTAGTCAGTGCAATGCAGGAGGCGGTCGCTGAAAAAGGCGTCGCCGGGGCGATTCCCGTCTGCAAGGAGCAGGCACCGGCGCTGATCAAGGAAAAACGTCAGGAAACCAGCTGGGATATTCGCCGGGTCAGCCTGAAGACGCGCAACGCCGAGCGCAGCACGCCGGATTTGTGGGAAGTCCGGCAACTGGCCGACTTCAACATCCGTGCCGCCAACGGCGAAAAACCGGAAACGCTGGAAAAGAGCGAAATCGTCAACATCGACGGCAAACCGGTCTTCCGCTACATCAAGGCCCTGCCGGTCGGCGACGTTTGCCTCAAGTGCCACGGCCCGGTTGAACAATTCGAGGCCGGTTTGAAGACCAAACTCGGCGAGAGCTATCCACACGACCAGGCGACCGGCTACGCCAAGGGCGAAGTGCGCGGTGCGCTGACCGTCAAACGACCGTTGTAAGCGCCTGCCTGCCCTTGTCGGCCAGATGGTCGAACAGGGCAGCTGCCGCCGGGCTGAGTGCGGCGCGCGAACGAACGCACAATTGCAGATCGCGCGGCGCCCAGTCGTCGGCGATTTTTACCGTTTTCAAGCCGTCGACCGCGACAATCGACGAGTGCGGCAACAAACCGATGCCGACACCCGCCGCCACCATGCGGCAAATGGCATTGAAGCTGCGTACCTGGATGCGCACATCAAGGCTGCCACCCAACTGGGCCGCGGCATTCATCATGAAAGTATGAATCGCACTGCCGGCATGCAGGCAGACAAAAGGCTGGTCGAGCACCTCGGCAAAATCGACGATCTGGCGAGCCGCCAACGGATGCCCGGCCGGCACCACCAGGGCCAGACGATCGCGCCGGTAAGGCTGCGAATCCAGGCTGCCCGGCCCGCGCTCCGCGGCCACCACCCCGATTTCAACCTGCCCGGCGGCCACCGCCTGAATGATCGCCGGACTGGGCTGCTCTTCGAGGCTGACCCGGATGCGCGGATGCTCACGCAGAAAATCGCCGAGATCTTCGGGCAAAAAACAGTTGATCGCATTGGTGTTGGCAAACACCGTGACCTGGCTGTTCAAGCCGCTGGCGTAGGGCGCCAGATCGGCATGCATTTGTTCCAGCTGGGCGAATACCTGACGGGCATGCCGCAACAGCGACTCACCCGCCAACGTCGGGGTCAGGCCACGATGGTGACGGGCAAACAGCGGCACGCCGAGCGCCGCTTCAAGCTGGGTCAGGCGATGGCTGGCCGAAGAGGGCGCCAGATGAACCCTTGCGGCCGCCCGGGTCAGGCTGCCACTGTCGGCAATCGCGGCAACCAGGCGCAAATCAGGAAGATCGTAATACATGGTTTCGTCCAGAACGAATGCTTGCTTTGAATATTACCAATTGCCAAGCCACCTGGTGACGTATTCAATGGGCTATCCACTCCAACTCGACGAACATGACTTTGAAAAAATCGAACGCCTGGCAAAATAGTTCTGCCACCGGTGCCGCCCTGGCCCTGCTTGCCGCACTCGGTTTTTCGATGAAGGCCATCTTCGTCAAACTGGCCTATCCGTATGGCGTCGATGCCGTCACCCTGCTGGCGCTGCGCATGGGTTTTGCGCTGCCGGTCTTTCTCTGGGTCGGCCTGGCCGAGCAACGCAGCGGCGCCCAATTGTCGCACCAGGACTGGGGCCGGCTTTTCCTGCTCGGCTGTTGCGGCTATTACGGTGCAAGCATCCTCGACTTCTGGGGCTTGCAGTACATTTCGGCCGGACTGGAGCGCCTGATCCTGTTCACCTACCCGACGCTGACCATCCTGATCGGCATTTTCTTCCAGGGCAAACCCTTCACCCGCCGCGAAGCGATTGCCATCGTCTTCTGCTATTGCGGCATCGGTTTTGCCTTCATGCATGATCTCGATTTCGGCGATGCCCGCAATGTCTGGCTCGGCGGCGCCCTTGTCTTCGGTTCCAGCGTTTCCTACGCCATCTATCTCTCGGGCAGCGCCCCGATGATCACGCGGATCGGCGCCATGCGCTTTGCCGCCATCGCCACGCTAATGTCGTCGGCCGTCACCTTGGTACACTTCGCCCTGTCACATCCGCTCAGCGCCTTCATCCAGCCATTGCCGGTATACGGCTGGGGACTGGCGATGGCCTTGTTCGCCACGATCATCCCGGTATTCGCCCAAACGGCGGCAATCAAGCGGCTCGGCGCCGGCCATGCCTCGCTGATCACGATGATCGGACCATTACTCACCATCGGCTTTGGCTGGTGGCTGCTCGACGAGCAAATTTCCTTCGCCCAGGTGGCCGGAGCCGGCCTGGTTGTCGGCGGTATCCTGATCGCCAGCCGACGCTGAAAGGGCGGTAGAATCCGACGCATGATCGGAATTCTACTCATCACCCATGGCAGCTATGGCGAGGCACTCGTCCAGAACGCCTGCCACGTGCTCAACAAGCGCCCGATCCAGCTCAACCAGCTGGGCGTGGCCGCTCAGGATGACCCGCTCGACCTCCTGCCACTGGCTCAACAAATGCTCGCCCTGGTTGATACCGGCGAAGGTGCGGTCGTCCTGACCGACATTTTTGGTGCCAGCCCGGCCAATCTCGCCCTGAAACTACTGGAACCGGGGCGCGTCGAAGGCATCGCCGGGGTTAATCTGCCGATGCTGCTACGCGCCTTGACCTACCGCGAAAAAGGCATGGAAACCTTGCTCACCCGAGCCATCGGCGGCGGCCGCGATGGCGTTTTCAACATGCAGGACCACTAGACATGCAGACCAGAGAAACTGAAATCATCAATAAACTGGGCCTGCACGCCCGCGCCTCGGCCAAGCTGACCCAGCTGGCCGGCAAATACAAGAGCGAAGTCTGGATGACCAAAGGCACGCGACGAATCAACGCCAAGAGCATCATGGGGGTGATGATGCTGGCGGCTGGCAAGGGCTCGAAAGTGACTGTCGAGACCGACGGCCCGGATGAGGCTGAGGCGATGGATGCGCTGCTTGCGCTGATCGCCGATTATTTCGGCGAAGGGGAGTAAGCGACCATGAGCTTCACCCTGCACGGTCTCGGTGTCTCCAGCGGCATCGCCATCGGGCGGGCCATGCTGATGTCGCATGCGACGCTCGAAGTGTCGCACCTGACCATTGCCCCGCGCATGGTCGACAAGGAAATCGCCCGTTTCGAGGCAGCCATGAAGGCCGTCAAGGGCGAACTCGAACTGATGAAGGAAACGACCGAGCACGCCCCGGCCGAGCTTGCCGCCTTCATCGACATCCACACCATGTTCCTTGAAGACCCGGAACTGGTCGACAAGCCGCGCGAGATCATCCGCGAGCGGCGCTGCAACGCCGAATGGGCGCTGGTCCAGCAGATGGAGCACCTGGTCGGGCAATTCGAGCAATTCGACGATCCCTACCTGCGCGAACGCAAGTTCGACGTCGTCCAGGTCGTCGAGCGCGTCATCAAGGAACTGCTTGGCCACCCCGGCCGGGCGGTGATGAAAACGGCCAAGGGCGTCAAGGAAGAGCAACTGATCGTCGTTGCCCACGATCTCTCACCGGCCGACGTCATCGCCTTCAAGGATCACCGCTTCTCCTCCTTCATCACCGATGTCGGCGGCTCGACTTCGCATACGGCAATTCTCGCCCGCAGCATGGCGATTCCGTCGATTGTCGGCCTTGAAACGGCGCGTTCGCTGATCCGCGATGGCGAGCAGATCATCGTCGATGGCACGCGCGGCGTCGTCATCGTCAATCCGGACCCGCGCGTGCTGGAGGAATACCAGCTCCGCAAGAACCAGATCGAGCTGGAACGCTCCAAGCTCAAGCGCCTGAAGACGGCCAGGTCGCAGACGATTGACGCGGTCGACGTGCAACTTTTTGCCAATATCGAATTGCCCGGCGATGTGCCGATTGCGCTGGAGGCTGGTGCCGAAGGGGTCGGCCTGTTCCGTACCGAATTCCTCTTCCTCGACCGCGGCGACATGCCCGACGAGCGCGAGCAATACGAAGCCTACAAAAAAGTGGTCAAGGGCATGGCCGGCCGACCAGTCACCATCCGCACCTTCGACCTCGGCAACGACAAGGATCTGCGCCCCGGCAACAACACCAACGATCGCGTTCACACCAACCCGGCCCTCGGCCGGCGCGCCATCCGCCTGTCGCTGGCCGAGCCGCGCATGTTCCAGATCCAGCTGCGTGCCATCCTGCGTGCCTCGAAATACGGCCCGATCAAACTGCTCATCCCGATGCTGGCGCACGCCCATGAAATCGACCAGACGCTGGCCGCGCTGGAGCAGGCCAAATCCAGCCTGCGTGGCGAAAAGGTCGCTTTCGACGAAAACATCCAGGTTGGCGGGATGATCGAGATTCCTGCCGCCGCATTGGCCGTCGGCCTGTTCCTGCGCCGCCTCGACTTCCTGTCGATCGGCACCAACGACCTGATCCAGTACACACTGGCCATCGACCGTTCCGATGAACAGGTCGCCAATCTTTACGACCCGCTGCATCCTGCCGTACTGATGCTCCTGGCCCACACGCTGTCGATGGCGGAAAAGGTCAACATTCCGGTCTCCGTTTGCGGTGAAGTCGCCGGTGATCCGCAATTCACCCGCCTGCTGCTCGGCATGGGCCTGCGCATTTTCTCGATGCACCCATCGCAGATTCTTGAAGTGAAGAATCGCGTACTCAAAGCCGATGTCAGCGAACTCGCCCCCACGGTCCGCCGGATGCTGCG
The sequence above is drawn from the Dechloromonas sp. TW-R-39-2 genome and encodes:
- a CDS encoding DUF3365 domain-containing protein, translating into MKTFMPLALLLAAMPVLAQDIATLTADTKKTVLPVVPKVVSAMQEAVAEKGVAGAIPVCKEQAPALIKEKRQETSWDIRRVSLKTRNAERSTPDLWEVRQLADFNIRAANGEKPETLEKSEIVNIDGKPVFRYIKALPVGDVCLKCHGPVEQFEAGLKTKLGESYPHDQATGYAKGEVRGALTVKRPL
- a CDS encoding LysR family transcriptional regulator; amino-acid sequence: MYYDLPDLRLVAAIADSGSLTRAAARVHLAPSSASHRLTQLEAALGVPLFARHHRGLTPTLAGESLLRHARQVFAQLEQMHADLAPYASGLNSQVTVFANTNAINCFLPEDLGDFLREHPRIRVSLEEQPSPAIIQAVAAGQVEIGVVAAERGPGSLDSQPYRRDRLALVVPAGHPLAARQIVDFAEVLDQPFVCLHAGSAIHTFMMNAAAQLGGSLDVRIQVRSFNAICRMVAAGVGIGLLPHSSIVAVDGLKTVKIADDWAPRDLQLCVRSRAALSPAAAALFDHLADKGRQALTTVV
- a CDS encoding DMT family transporter, with the protein product MTLKKSNAWQNSSATGAALALLAALGFSMKAIFVKLAYPYGVDAVTLLALRMGFALPVFLWVGLAEQRSGAQLSHQDWGRLFLLGCCGYYGASILDFWGLQYISAGLERLILFTYPTLTILIGIFFQGKPFTRREAIAIVFCYCGIGFAFMHDLDFGDARNVWLGGALVFGSSVSYAIYLSGSAPMITRIGAMRFAAIATLMSSAVTLVHFALSHPLSAFIQPLPVYGWGLAMALFATIIPVFAQTAAIKRLGAGHASLITMIGPLLTIGFGWWLLDEQISFAQVAGAGLVVGGILIASRR
- a CDS encoding PTS sugar transporter subunit IIA; amino-acid sequence: MIGILLITHGSYGEALVQNACHVLNKRPIQLNQLGVAAQDDPLDLLPLAQQMLALVDTGEGAVVLTDIFGASPANLALKLLEPGRVEGIAGVNLPMLLRALTYREKGMETLLTRAIGGGRDGVFNMQDH
- a CDS encoding HPr family phosphocarrier protein, translating into MQTRETEIINKLGLHARASAKLTQLAGKYKSEVWMTKGTRRINAKSIMGVMMLAAGKGSKVTVETDGPDEAEAMDALLALIADYFGEGE
- the ptsP gene encoding phosphoenolpyruvate--protein phosphotransferase: MSFTLHGLGVSSGIAIGRAMLMSHATLEVSHLTIAPRMVDKEIARFEAAMKAVKGELELMKETTEHAPAELAAFIDIHTMFLEDPELVDKPREIIRERRCNAEWALVQQMEHLVGQFEQFDDPYLRERKFDVVQVVERVIKELLGHPGRAVMKTAKGVKEEQLIVVAHDLSPADVIAFKDHRFSSFITDVGGSTSHTAILARSMAIPSIVGLETARSLIRDGEQIIVDGTRGVVIVNPDPRVLEEYQLRKNQIELERSKLKRLKTARSQTIDAVDVQLFANIELPGDVPIALEAGAEGVGLFRTEFLFLDRGDMPDEREQYEAYKKVVKGMAGRPVTIRTFDLGNDKDLRPGNNTNDRVHTNPALGRRAIRLSLAEPRMFQIQLRAILRASKYGPIKLLIPMLAHAHEIDQTLAALEQAKSSLRGEKVAFDENIQVGGMIEIPAAALAVGLFLRRLDFLSIGTNDLIQYTLAIDRSDEQVANLYDPLHPAVLMLLAHTLSMAEKVNIPVSVCGEVAGDPQFTRLLLGMGLRIFSMHPSQILEVKNRVLKADVSELAPTVRRMLRLDEPGKLREALDKLNA